TTGCTTAACTCGATGAAAACACCACGACCATGGTTGCCATCGCACGGCTTGATGACGACGGGAAGACCAATGTCTTGCGCGGCTTCCCAGGCATCTTCCGCGCTGTTAGCAACGCGGCCCTCGGGAACTGGAACTCCGCAAGACCTGAGCAGTTCCTTGGTCAAGTCCTTGTCGCGGGATATGGTCTCTGCAATTGCGGCCGTCCGGTCTGTTTCGGCAGTCCAGATACGCTGACTGCGCACGCCATAGCCGAGTTGCACAAGGTTGCCTTTGGCCAGCAGGCGGATGGAGGGAATACCACGGCTTAAGGCAGCCTCGACGATACAAGCCGTAGACGGACCCAGCCACAACGAGTCCACCATATCGCGCAGGTGCTCAACGGCATTCCTCACGTCAAAAGGATGATCGCCTTGCCGATACCCCATCGCCGACAGCACCAATTCACGCGCCGCAAACAGGGCACTGCGGGCGATATCCTCATGCCACGCGCTCACGGTCACCTTGTAGACGCCGCGCTGCGAGGTCTCGCGAGCCCTGCCGAAACCGCCTGGCATTCCGGCGAGATTCTGCAGTTCAAGCGTGACATGTTCAAGTATATGGCCCGGCCATGTCCCTTCCTCCAGTCGCCGGAGAAAGCCGCCCCGCTCACCGTAGCTGCAACGGTGCTCGATAAGGGAAGGGAGCCACGAAGAAAGCCGGTCGTAAAACCCGGGAATGGTATTGGAGGGGAAATCCTCCAGGTCTCCTATATCAACCACTGCCTCCAGCACTGGCCGAAGTGTCCAGATGTTGGGACCGTTCAGGTGGCGGACTTCGAGAAACTTGATATCTTTATTATCGACATGCTCGGTATTCGTATTCGCACTGGCCAGCATAGAGTTTTACACGGAGTGAATCAACGTTAAACTAACGCGGTGCGCTGGAAACGGTTTACAGCTGTGCACGTTTAATTTTTTAAGGGAAATAGTTCCGCAGCACGGAGTCAGCATAACGGCGAAGAATTAAGCATTTCCCGTGCCATATTTAATATTCCTGTAAAACCAATCGCTTGTTCCATTGGTTCAACAGAACCCGCGTTGGAACATGTCGCTGTTTCTGGACAAAGGTTTGTGAAATTGATGTGAACCCATTGAAGCATAATGAATATTTCTGTCTCCTCGCAACGACAGCGGTTTGCAGGGATTTCGTTCGTCGAGCACTGGTTTGGTTAATACGCAGGCATGGTAACGGGCAAAGGCAGCGCCTGAGCCGGCAAAGGTTTATCCCCTTCTTCTTGTCCAACAGCTGATCCGGCTTTCCGGCGGGTTTATAGAAAACGGTCCAGAATCTTGCGGCTGTGAGAATCTAGGGCGAAACGGTCGCGGATCAGGAACTGAACCCCGTGGCTGTCGGCAATTAGTAGAGACGGCGGGGCCAGGCGGCGGATATCTTCTTCACCTTTAAGGATGAAGGACGTATTGCCCCGATCCGTTTCCACGCTCCATGCGCTGGGAGTGGCGAAACCCGAGACGTCGCGAATGCGCCGGATTTCGGGAATGAATTCGCGGGCGGCCAGTTCCGCTTCCACAATTTCACGTAACGCCTCGGGTAAATCGCTCAGCTGTTCGATCCAGGCCAGTTCCTGGCCATGCTGATCGATGAGGGCGATGGCTCTGTCCGGCGCAGTGATTGGAAATGCGCGTATCGGGACGACCCCTTCCCGAGCGGCGCCATTTGCCTCCGTGAGCACCAGTCGTCCGAAAAGGTTACGGCTCAATTGGTAAGATGCGTTGTCACTCATTGGCGGCTGTCCTGTGCTTGGGATCCATGCTGGGCCCACGCAAATTATCCTCGGTGTCGATGTTGCGTGCCTGCGCCTGATAAAGACGGTAATAGTGCCCTTCCCGTTCCATTAGCGTATCGTGATTGCCGATCTCCACGACGCTGCCGCGGTCCAACACGACCAGCCGATGCGCATGCTGCAGCGTGGAAAGACGATGGGCGATAGCGATTGTCGTACGGCCGCGTACCAGGTTTTCCAGCGCCTTCTGAATTTCCTTCTCAGTGGTCGTATCAACCGATGACGTGGCTTCGTCGAGAATCAGGATGGGGGGGTCGATCAGCAGGGCACGGGCAATGGAGATCCGCTGCCGCTCACCTCCCGAGAGCGCCTGACCTCGCTCGCCGACCAGGGAGTCGTAGCCGTGGGGCAGGCGCAGGATGAACTCATGGGCATGAGCAGCGCGCGCCGCGGCAACGATCTCCTCGCGGCTCGCGTCTGGTTTACCGTAAGCAATATTTTCCGCGATCGTTCCGAAAAACAGGAAAGGCTCCTGAAGCACGAGACCGATATTCTTACGATATTCCGCGACCAGCAGTGCGCGGATGTCTACTCCGTCCAGCAGAATCGCGCCTTCGGTAACGTCGTAAAAGCGGCAGATCAGATTCACGAGCGTGCTTTTTCCAGAACCGCTATGCCCGACAAGGCCGATCATTTCGCCCGGTTCAACGACCAGGCTGATGTTTCGAATCACGCTGCGGGTGCCGTAGCGAAAACCGACGCCGGATAACTCGATACGGCCGGCGACGGCGGACAGATGCCCGGGATGGGCAGGCTCGGGGACGCTGGAAACGTGATCGAGAATCTCAAAGATGCGTTTGGTGCCCGCCGCCGCTTTCTGCGTAAACGAGACAATGCGGCTCATTGAATCCAGCCGCAGATAGAAACGGCTGATATAGGTAAGAAAGGCGGTAAGTACTCCCACCGTGATTTCATCTTTCGAAACCAACCAGATACCAAATATCCATACCACCAGCAACCCGATCTCGGTAAGCAACGTAACCGTGGGCGTAAATAATGACCAGACCTTGTTGACCCGGTCGTTGACTTCCAGATTGCGGTCGTTAGCCGCACGGAAACGCGCTGCCTCGCGCTTCTCCTGCGCAAATGCCTTGACAACGCGTACGCCGGGAATGGTATCGGCCAGCACGCTGGTGACTTCGGCCCAGACCCGGTCAACTTTCTCAAACCCCGTGCGCAATCGGTCGCGGACCATATGAATTAACCAAGCAATGATCGGCAGCGGGGCCAACGTGACCAGCGCAAGCATCGGGTTGATCGACACCAGAATAATCACCGTCATGCCGATCATTAGAACGTCAGTGGCGAAATCAAGCAGGTGAAGCGACAGGAAAACATTGAGACGGTCGGTTTCCGACCCGATACGCGCCATCAGGTCACCGGTGCGTTTTCCACCGAAATATGCGTGCGAGAGTTTGAGGAGATGTTCATAGGTGGCACTACGAAGGTCGGCCCCGATACGTTCCGAGATCCGTGCCAGCATATAAGTCCGGGCCCAGCCGAGCACCCACGCCAGCACTGCGGCGCCAAGCAGCCCGGTAAGGTAAAATGTCACCAGATTTACGTCGATCGGCTTGCCGTTCTGATAGGGAATCAGTACGTTATCCATCAGCGGCATCGTCATGTAGGGCGGCACCAGCGCAGCCGCCGTACTGCCAAGCGTCAGCATAAAACCCGCGAGCAGTTGCCATCTATAAGGTTTCGCGAAACGCCACAAACGGAACAGCGTCCACGTGGAAGGTGGGATGACGCTTTGACCGCGGCAGGTGGCGCATTCCTCTTGACCCGGCGGCAACGGCGTGTCAAGCACCGCGCGGCAACGGGGACACACGGCCTCAGCCTCGGCGTCCGCGTGGGGAAGTTCGCCGGTAAGCTGGAAGTTGAGTTGCTGGGCAAAATGTTCAACAAGACGCCGCGCTGCACTATCTCGTCCCAGTGTGTAGCGCCAGCGCGTAAGCAGCGATTCCTCATCAATAAGCTCAAGCCTGCCCACCCCCGAATGATCGTGGCGCCCCAGCCTCAGTCCTCGCCGGTACGGCCAGTCCTGCCAGTTGGCATCACTTCCGGTTTTGGCTAATAATCGTTTATTGGTAACTATTACCAGCCCGGATGAGAAATCTAACTGTGCATCAAGATCGGTTTCCAGCCAGGCCAGCACCTTCTCTTCCGGGGACAGTCGGGGCTCAACCTGCGCCGCCCACGCCACTGGCAAAACCGAGAAGGAAATGTTGGGGGGGGCGCCCG
The window above is part of the Nitrosospira sp. Is2 genome. Proteins encoded here:
- a CDS encoding DUF1854 domain-containing protein; the protein is MSDNASYQLSRNLFGRLVLTEANGAAREGVVPIRAFPITAPDRAIALIDQHGQELAWIEQLSDLPEALREIVEAELAAREFIPEIRRIRDVSGFATPSAWSVETDRGNTSFILKGEEDIRRLAPPSLLIADSHGVQFLIRDRFALDSHSRKILDRFL
- a CDS encoding ABC transporter transmembrane domain-containing protein; amino-acid sequence: MTKLNPSLPAGAPPNISFSVLPVAWAAQVEPRLSPEEKVLAWLETDLDAQLDFSSGLVIVTNKRLLAKTGSDANWQDWPYRRGLRLGRHDHSGVGRLELIDEESLLTRWRYTLGRDSAARRLVEHFAQQLNFQLTGELPHADAEAEAVCPRCRAVLDTPLPPGQEECATCRGQSVIPPSTWTLFRLWRFAKPYRWQLLAGFMLTLGSTAAALVPPYMTMPLMDNVLIPYQNGKPIDVNLVTFYLTGLLGAAVLAWVLGWARTYMLARISERIGADLRSATYEHLLKLSHAYFGGKRTGDLMARIGSETDRLNVFLSLHLLDFATDVLMIGMTVIILVSINPMLALVTLAPLPIIAWLIHMVRDRLRTGFEKVDRVWAEVTSVLADTIPGVRVVKAFAQEKREAARFRAANDRNLEVNDRVNKVWSLFTPTVTLLTEIGLLVVWIFGIWLVSKDEITVGVLTAFLTYISRFYLRLDSMSRIVSFTQKAAAGTKRIFEILDHVSSVPEPAHPGHLSAVAGRIELSGVGFRYGTRSVIRNISLVVEPGEMIGLVGHSGSGKSTLVNLICRFYDVTEGAILLDGVDIRALLVAEYRKNIGLVLQEPFLFFGTIAENIAYGKPDASREEIVAAARAAHAHEFILRLPHGYDSLVGERGQALSGGERQRISIARALLIDPPILILDEATSSVDTTTEKEIQKALENLVRGRTTIAIAHRLSTLQHAHRLVVLDRGSVVEIGNHDTLMEREGHYYRLYQAQARNIDTEDNLRGPSMDPKHRTAANE